Proteins found in one Anopheles aquasalis chromosome 3, idAnoAquaMG_Q_19, whole genome shotgun sequence genomic segment:
- the LOC126578448 gene encoding uncharacterized protein LOC126578448 has product MERRSLSLPLVALVLVLPLVLQPPATEAHVALTFPPARKYDLDFLDNSRTKAPCGMPKGSLKTSFIEGSTFNVSWHLAYPHRGGFRLEVLDTKEKPVLNLTPSSKERRFVRDDATAQQYQVSLPRNFTCRDCTLRLVRQADEWGSNYRFWSCADVDIVPRREHHETCSGHGKFIARCKCDKKYYGQRCEFWDECVSNQDCGIQGTCVDLGGTSLPRRQCYCRLGWYGAGCNKKSPIKSTDIDYSVYKAKVLSPDLNVYWRILKEQAEVEVVLKVNGTSWVALGWRPRKLTAECKNFPLIGGGTSGEAGSAEPEPASEPTSEPEPKSEPEPGAEPGAEPGAEPGAEPGAEPEPKSEPEPSSEPGAESEPKSEPEPGAEPASEPEPTGEPASEPSSEPEPKGEPEPEPGAEPGAEPEPKSEPEPTGEPEPEAATEPTAEPKANGKRMKRADTPAAEPEPEPKSEPAAAAEPTAKPKPKPAAASAAAKLKLNPYTPRHDFNPMDCTDIVIGTARGENHRVWDYYTRDRSTPRVDSFWGGKSDLTATGGFEKDGVTTIVFRRKLEASEPTDHAIVDDLMHVIWARGQEPGAYVHSPPSGIEKETASVREFYQPDELKYHGHRMQRGVTQINFLEEDLPKLPLPGAGPVQPKDGGAAVPVAGSEGVIVPAGPVGHELDNECHGFYKFPRTCDPEQANCEYFLSWQTVARGEAVHFHLETKNTATWTGVGFSDDQKMSQTDAIIGWVDKSGRPFLMDTWINGYSAPKLDDRQDLYNASGAIQNGRTVLDFTRKRITGDDNDLAFTEDRCLYLMFPIEGGAYNAVNKKVGKHGSVPVVTDTRVCIKSCAKMFEQLQTITAAPAPERIAYEAAIKLTNLATGFQVPDSGTPEHRDLSKSVSDTFNGVFKEVPGFYRTDIMDFEKEADGSVVVKMNILVDKEMKNGSRNVLADDPAKLELTIHNLMVNNLSSGKVGAFSVDPTYLEFTHLEGQASSPKEEYGVISAGLRLYLILGCIAGLVFIAIIQATCTIIKTRRTNRLKDQLIPNSAWKDYSSNTNYAFDNFEAEAKAHHHKGRSSDRGYSNGNSQQTTLQMSHSPNKSQYYEIDRTDGGHGMTGHRGNSGDPRNGGSAYPYASGGGQPRHGYDRTGERSSSYADRAYSLPRPMHQQQQMQQQQQHHQQMQQSGRPGNDYYTQDRRGKSRGSAPSGNGANHHYAPAGNGHHQQQQQHHHQQQQQRPMPDSSDLYFTPTQRKYSGEVVRVFVDYNKDKK; this is encoded by the exons ATGGAACGCAggtcgctgtcgctgccgctggtggcgctcgtgctcgtgttGCCTCTGGTGCTGCAGCCTCCTGCCACCGAAGCGCACGTTGCCCTCACCTTTCCACCGGCCCGGAAGTATGATTTGGATTTTCTGGATAATTCACGCACGAAAGCACCGTGTGGGATGCCGAAAG GTTCACTGAAAACATCATTCATCGAGGGCAGCACGTTCAACGTTTCCTGGCATCTGGCGTACCCCCATCGG GGTGGCTTCCGGCTTGAGGTGCTCGATACCAAGGAGAAACCGGTACTGAATCTGACCCCGAGCAGCAAGGAGAGGCGCTTCGTACGGGATGACGCAAC AGCGCAACAGTACCAGGTATCGCTACCGAGGAACTTCACCTGCCGGGACTGTACGTTGCGATTGGTGCGCCAAGCGGACGAGTGGGGTAGTAACTATCGATTCTGGTCGTGTGCCGATGTGGACATCGTACCAAGGCGGGAACATCATGAGACGTGCTCCGGTCATGGCAAGTTCATTGCACGCTGCAAGTGTGACAAGAAGTATTACGGTCAGCGGTGCGAGTTCTGGGACGAGTGTGTCTCCAACCAGGACTGTGGCATCCAGGGCACCTGCGTGGATCTTGGTGGCACATCGTTACCGCGCCGTCAGTGTTACTGTCGGCTGGGATGGTACGGTGCCGGGTGTAACAAAA AATCGCCGATCAAATCGACCGATATCGATTACTCGGTGTACAAAGCGAAGGTCCTGTCGCCCGATCTGAACGTTTACTGGCGTATACTGAAGGAGCAGGCGGAGGTTGAGGTGGTGCTGAAGGTGAACGGTACATCGTGGGTTGCCCTCGGTTGGCGGCCACGGAAGCTGACGGCGGAATGTAAAAATTTCCCACTCATCGGTGGCGGTACATCGGGTGAGGCCGGCAGTGCCGAACCTGAACCAGCCAGTGAACCCACTTCCGAGCCAG AACCCAAATCTGAACCGGAACCTGGAGCGGAACCCGGAGCGGAACCCGGTGCTGAGCCAGGCGCAGAACCAGGAGCAGAACCAG AGCCCAAATCGGAACCCGAACCGTCTTCCGAACCCGGAGCAGAATCAG AACCGAAAAGTGAACCAGAACCTGGTGCAGAACCGGCATCAGAGCCCGAGCCAACGGGTGAACCAGCGTCGGAACCTTCTTCAGAACCAG AACCTAAAGgagaaccggaaccggaaccaggaGCAGAACCAGGAGCGGAACCAG AACCCAAATCAGAACCGGAACCAACGGGAGAACCAGAGCCAGAAGCTGCCACTGAGCCAACGGCCGAGCCAAAAGCCAACGGAAAGCGAATGAAGCGTGCCGATACACCTGCGGCCGAACCAGAACCGGAACCAAAATCGGAacccgctgccgctgccgagcCAACGGCAAAACCGAAACCCAAACCAGCcgcagcatctgctgctgcaaagctCAAGCTCAACCCTTACACCCCTCGCCATGACTTCAACCCGATGGACTGCACGGACATCGTGATCGGTACGGCCCGTGGTGAGAACCATCGTGTCTGGGATTACTACACCCGCGATCGTTCGACACCGCGTGTCGACAGCTTCTGGGGCGGTAAATCCGATCTGACGGCGACCGGTGGCTTCGAGAAGGATGGTGTCACGACGATCGTTTTCCGGCGTAAACTGGAAGCTAGCGAGCCGACCGATCACGCCATCGTGGACGATCTGATGCACGTGATCTGGGCCCGTGGCCAAGAACCGGGTGCGTACGTCCATTCGCCACCGTCCGGCATCGAGAAAGAGACGGCATCGGTTCGGGAGTTCTACCAACCGGACGAACTGAAGTACCACGGTCATCGTATGCAGCGTGGCGTAACGCAGATCAACTTCCTGGAGGAGGACCTTCCGAAGCTACCGTTACCGGGAGCTGGCCCAGTCCAGCCAaaggatggtggtgcagctgtgCCAGTGGCCGGCAGCGAAGGAGTGATCGTACCGGCTGGTCCAGTTGGTCACGAGCTTGACAATGAGTGCCACGGATTCTACAAATTCCCACGGACCTGCGATCCGGAACAAGCGAACTGCGAGTACTTCCTCAGCTGGCAAACGGTGGCCCGAGGAGAAGCCGTACACTTCCACCTGGAGACGAAGAATACGGCCACCTGGACGGGTGTTGGGTTCAGCGATGATCAGAAGATGTCGCAGACGGATGCCATCATCGGATGGGTGGACAAGAGCGGCCGACCGTTCCTGATGGACACCTGGATCAATGGCTATTCGGCACCGAAGCTGGATGACCGGCAGGATCTGTACAACGCTTCCGGAGCGATCCAGAACGGACGCACGGTGTTGGATTTTACGCGCAAGCGCATCACCGGCGATGACAACGATCTCGCGTTCACCGAGGATCGCTGTCTGTATCTCATGTTCCCGATCGAGGGTGGAGCGTACAATGCGGTCAACAAGAAAGTGGGCAAGCACGGTTCCGTACCGGTGGTGACGGATACGCGCGTGTGCATCAAATCGTGTGCCAAGATGTTCGAACAGCTGCAAACGATCAccgcggcaccagcaccggaacggATTGCGTACGAAGCGGCCATCAAGCTGACGAATCTGGCGACCGGGTTCCAGGTGCCCGACAGCGGTACCCCTGAGCATCGCGATCTTTCCAAATCGGTCAGTGACACGTTCAACGGTGTGTTCAAGGAGGTGCCCGGATTCTACCGAACCGATATTATGGATTTCGAAAA AGAGGCAGATGGAAGTGTTGTCGTGAAGATGAACATTCTGGTCGATAAGGAGATGAAGAACGGATCGCGGAACGTGTTGGCCGACGATCCGGCCAAGCTGGAGCTCACCATCCACAATCTGATGGTCAATAATTTGTCCTCGGGCAAGGTGGGAGCGTTCTCCGTCGATCCGACGTACCTGGAGTTTACGCACCTTGAAG GACAAGCATCGTCGCCTAAGGAGGAATACGGGGTGATCTCGGCCGGTTTACGGTTGTATCTGATTTTGGGCTGCATCGCGGGGCTGGTCTTCATCGCGATCATCCAAGCGACCTGTACGATCATCAAGACGCGTCGCACGAACCGATTGAAG GATCAACTGATTCCAAACTCGGCCTGGAAGGACTACTCCTCAAACACGAACTATGCGTTCGATAACTTTGAGGCCGAAGCGAAGGCTCACCACCACAAGGGCCGCTCATCGGATCGGGGCTACAGTAACGGTAACAGCCAGCAGACGACGCTGCAGATGTCCCATTCACCCAACAAGTCCCAGTACTACGAGATCGACCGgaccgacggtggccacggtatgACCGGGCATCGTGGCAACTCTGGAGACCCACGGAACGGTGGCTCTGCCTATCCGTATGCCTCGGGTGGTGGCCAACCACGCCACGGTTACGATCGTACCGGTGAACGATCCTCTTCCTACGCCGATCGTGCCTACTCCCTTCCCCGACCGatgcatcaacagcaacagatgcagcaacagcagcaacaccatcagcagatGCAGCAATCGGGACGCCCCGGAAACGACTACTACACGCAGGACCGTCGTGGCAAGTCACGAGGTTCGGCTCCTTCCGGTAATGGCGCTAACCACCACTACGCACCGGCCGgtaatggccaccaccagcagcagcagcagcatcaccaccagcaacagcaacagagacCGATGCCGGATTCATCGGATCTTTACTTCACGCCAACCCAGCGCAAGTACTCCGGGGAGGTGGTGCGAGTGTTTGTCGACTACAACAAAGATAAGAAGTAA
- the LOC126578449 gene encoding uncharacterized protein LOC126578449 gives MATPRRSYGTVAAIVFCIAVLHGATTALECYSCSGEDCAKAATVGYTTVCANPDDVCYSRFDTTNLLATARGCLTAAEVATCTGNDCVTCSDVDLCNDAGSPRHQCFVCSSVNDGAECIQPANGVQLVAKQCPAATGVDLTQAQCYARLVGTSVTERGCITSQRHLDECSGSGCTTCIGTGCNNEEFPANRKQCVACDGAACNDEASSVTYCDDPYDVCVTLKRANGNVMKSCEKAMTPTDAAYCTANPSLCTFCGKQRCNGVPFETGSTAITTSPVQCYACEGTGCLRSTALLTTCRLYDDDCFSSFTGLNPSQRGCLSGLSSTAQIECTAGGTSDSLCTVCTGTECNLQGHPDHKCLSCSSVKDAGCVDPSTDRSLQPVQCPAPTTEITADAHCLTKSFGIVTERGCISSAADQLGCEEGGLGGRCSTCSVETGGAGCNANVFPSDRRRCTIDTTANALCPNPLDECVQLQSSAGIRKRTCRSLLTETERSYCTANSNRCRFCSTDNCNVAEITFDYVECLSCDSAVDERCATNPAALTTYDRCVNCASALFVVDGKTTTRRGCLASLPAEVSQACSATPGTSTTCQRCSTNRCNVGNFPANRLQCYRCSTPPCVSHEAIQLEYCPFYSASDSCILQKDSGDALVRLDCRSSLTEAEQLSCTTGGPGRCQSCSTAACNNPTGYSTTGSCIRCRSSLNPLCRDGAQQLAAEPCSDPTNSLCYTRLIDAGTLTGLTERGCMSELTSAEQERCNRADFCLACSSRVTANCNTNQYPVAPLTCYQCDSRTDGDACQVSQLSNVAPVCPQYDPANKCYTIVQSNGDTVRKCSTAAREVECATASACEVCLFRGCNARPILEIVVTEPPGSTTTPGPTGAATATSCPPVLSAVMLLAALFFGAPRQSTS, from the exons ATGGCAACGCCACGGAGAAGCTACGGCACGGTTGCTGCCATCGTGTTCTGTATCGCCGTGTTGCACGGTGCAACGACTGCTCTGGAGTGCTACAGTTGCAGTGGAGAAGATTGTGCGAAAGCAGCCACAGTAGGCTATACGACCGTTTGCGCGAATCCGGACGATGTGTGTTACTCTCGCTTCGATACCACTAACC TTCTAGCCACGGCACGTGGTTGCTTAACGGCAGCAGAAGTCGCCACCTGCACCGGTAATGATTGTGTTACGTGTTCGGATGTGGATCTCTGCAACGATGCTGGTAGTCCGCGGCATCAGTGTTTCGTTTGCTCATCGGTCAACGATGGTGCGGAGTGTATCCAACCGGCAAACGGAGTACAGCTGGTGGCAAAACAGTGCCCTGCAGCAACCGGCGTAGACCTTACGCAGGCTCAGTGTTACGCTCGCTTG GTTGGAACGAGCGTAACCGAACGAGGCTGCATTACCAGCCAGCGGCATCTGGATGAGTGCAGCGGAAGCGGATGTACGACTTGTATCGGCACCGGGTGCAACAACGAAGAGTTCCCGGCCAACCGGAAACAGTGTGTCGCGTGCGATGGCGCCGCATGTAACGACGAGGCCAGTTCGGTGACCTATTGTGACGATCCGTATGATGTTTGCGTTACCCTTAAGCGAGCAAATG GAAATGTAATGAAATCGTGCGAAAAGGCAATGACCCCGACCGATGCAGCGTACTGTACGGCCAACCCTTCCCTCTGTACCTTCTGTGGGAAGCAACGCTGCAACGGTGTGCCCTTCGAGACGGGCTCAACGGCGATCACGACGTCACCGGTGCAATGTTACGCGTGCGAAGGCACTGGATGCCTCAGGTCAACCGCCCTACTCACCACGTGCCGGCTGTACGATGACGATTGCTTCAGTTCATTCACCGGCT TGAACCCCTCACAGCGTGGTTGCTTATCTGGTCTTTCATCCACGGCACAAATCGAGTGTACGGCAGGTGGAACCAGTGACAGTCTGTGCACGGtatgcaccggcaccgagtgCAACCTACAGGGCCATCCGGATCACAAGTGTTTGTCCTGTTCCTCGGTGAAAGACGCAGGTTGCGTTGATCCATCGACCGATCGCAGTCTGCAGCCCGTTCAGTGTCCTGCACCGACGACGGAGATCACGGCCGATGCTCACTGTCTCACGAAGAGTTTCGGTATCGTAACGGAACGCGGATGTATTAGTTCGGCAGCGGATCAACTAGGATGCGAGGAAGGTGGTCTTGGTGGCCGCTGTTCTACGTGCAGTGTCGAAACCGGGGGCGCTGGTTGTAATGCCAATGTTTTCCCAAGCGATCGACGACGCTGTACGATCGATACCACGGCTAACGCTTTATGTCCGAATCCGCTCGATGAATGTGTTCAGCTGCAATCGAGTGCGGGTATCCGGAAGCGAACATGCCGCTCATTGTTGACGGAAACCGAGCGGAGCTACTGCACGGCCAACAGtaaccggtgccggttctgTAGCACCGACAATTGTAATGTGGCTGAGATTACGTTTGATTATGTGGAATGTCT ATCCTGTGATTCAGCAGTTGATGAACGATGTGCCACAAACCCAGCGGCACTGACCACCTACGACCGTTGTGTTAACTGTGCCTCGGCCCTCTTCGTGGTCGATGGAAAGACCACAACACGGCGCGGTTGTTTGGCCAGTCTACCGGCGGAAGTGTCACAAGCATGCTCGGCCACCCCTGGCACGAGTACGACCTGTCAGCGATGCTCCACCAATCGCTGTAACGTGGGCAACTTCCCAGCGAACCGTCTGCAGTGTTATCGCTGCTCGACCCCTCCCTGCGTTTCCCATGAAGCGATCCAGCTAGAGTACTGTCCGTTCTATAGCGCCAGCGATAGCTGCATCCTCCAGAAGGACTCCGGCGATGCGCTGGTGCGTCTCGACTGTCGCAGTTCACTCACGGAGGCCGAACAGCTCTCCTGCACGACGGGTGGTCCGGGACGATGTCAAAGCTGTAGTACCGCGGCTTGTAACAATCCAACCGGATACAGTACCACCGGCAGTTGCATTCGGTGTCGTAGCTCACTGAATCCACTCTGCCGCGATGGCGCACAGCAGCTCGCGGCCGAACCGTGCAGTGATCCAACGAATTCCCTCTGCTACACTCGGCTAATCGATGCCGGCACTTTAACCGGATTGACGGAACGTGGTTGCATGAGTGAGTTGACCTCGGCCGAACAGGAACGGTGCAACCGGGCTGACTTCTGTCTAGCGTGCAGCTCCCGGGTGACTGCGAACTGTAACACCAACCAGTATCCGGTCGCGCCACTCACCTGCTATCAATGCGATTCACGCACCGACGGTGACGCCTGTCAGGTGAGCCAGCTGTCCAACGTGGCCCCCGTCTGTCCACAGTACGATCCGGCCAACAAGTGCTACACGATCGTCCAATCGAACGGGGACACGGTACGCAAGTGTTCGACGGCCGCGCGTGAGGTCGAGTGTGCTACGGCGAGCGCCTGCGAAGTGTGTCTATTCCGAGGATGCAATGCAAGGCCAATCCTGGAGATCGTTGTTACGGAACCACCGGGTTCAACGACAACACCGGGACCAACCGGTGCTGCCACGGCTACGAGCTGTCCACCAGTGCTCTCCGCGGTGATGCTCTTGGCAGCACTCTTCTTCGGAGCTCCGCGACAATCCACGAGTTGA